In Castor canadensis chromosome 11, mCasCan1.hap1v2, whole genome shotgun sequence, a single genomic region encodes these proteins:
- the Ecm1 gene encoding extracellular matrix protein 1 isoform X3, protein MGTMSRAALVLACLAVASATFEGVLKGPGKRELKPEHLIQHLQEVGYAAPPSPPRTQGFSMNHPDTSEHDLPFEGQREVGTPLTQGAFSRQEELPPPQSLAEQKEMDPPLPHQEISQSKQRDEKPAPFMGQDPAEPHSWNPAQHCQQGGRFRGAWAHRLDGFPPGRPSPDNLNQICLPERQHIVYGPWNLPQTGFSHLSRQGETLNFLETGYSRCCRCRSHTNRLDCAKLVWEETMTRFCEAEFSVKTRHHWCCKWQGEARFSCFQEAAPRPHYQLQACPSHQPGLSSGPELPFPPGLPTLDNIKNICHLRRLRSVPRNLPPTDPIQRQLHALTQLEVEFQRCCRQGNNHTCTWKAWEDTLDRFCDREQAIKTHHHSCCRYPPSPARDDCFAHRAPYPNYDRDILTLDLSRVTPNLMGHLCGNRRVLTKHKQIPGLIQNMTAHCCDLPFPEQACCAEEEKLAFIDDLCGPRRNFWKDPALCCNLIPGDEQMNCFNTNYLRNVALVAGDAGDAKGQGEQSPTRGTNISPTPGSKEE, encoded by the exons ATGGGGACTATGTCCAGAGCAGCCTTGGTCTTGGCCTGCTTAGCTGTTGCTTCTGCCACCTTTGAGGGAG tcctCAAGGGTCCAGGGAAGAGAGAGCTGAAGCCAGAGCATCTCATCCAGCACCTTCAAGAAG TTGGTTATGCAgcacctccctccccaccccggACCCAGGGCTTCTCCATGAATCACCCTGACACTTCTGAGCATGATCTTCCCTTTGAGGGACAAAGAGAAG TAGGTACCCCGCTCACTCAGGGAGCCTTCTCCCGCCAAGAAGAGTTGCCCCCTCCCCAAAGCCTTgctgaacagaaggaaa TGGACCCACCTCTCCCACATCAGGAGATCTCCCAATCCAAGCAGAGAGACG AAAAGCCAGCTCCCTTCATGGGCCAGGACCCTGCAGAACCTCATTCTTGGAATCCAGCCCAGCACTGCCAACAGGGGGGCCGGTTCCGAGGGGCCTGGGCCCACCGACTAGATGGCTTCCCCCCTGGTCGGCCTTCTCCAGACAATCTGAACCAGATCTGCCTTCCTGAGCGTCAACATATAGTATATGGTCCCTGGAACCTGCCACAGACTGGCTTCTCCCACCTTAGTCGCCAGGGTGAGACCCTCAATTTTCTGGAGACTGGATATTCCCGCTGTTGTCGCTGCCGCAGCCACACAAACCGCCTAGACTGCGCAAAGCTCGTG TGGGAGGAAACAATGACTCGGTTCTGTGAGGCCGAGTTCTCAGTCAAGACACGACACCACTGGTGCTGTAAATGGCAGGGGGAGGCACGATTCTCCTGCTTCCAGGAGGCAGCTCCTCGACCACACTACCAGCTCCAGGCCTGCCCCAGTCACCAGCCTGGTCTTTCCTCGGGCCCCGAGCTGCCCTTTCCCCCTGGGTTGCCCACACTGGACAATATCAAGAACATCTGCCACCTGAGACGCTTGCGCTCTGTGCCACGCAATCTTCCACCTACTGACCCCATCCAAAGACAGCTGCATGCTCTGACTCAGCTGGAAGTGGAGTTCCAGCGCTGCTGCCGCCAGGGGAACAACCACACCTGTACATGGAAGGCC TGGGAGGATACCCTGGATAGATTCTGTGACCGGGAGCAGGCTATAAAAACCCACCACCACTCATGTTGCCGCTACCCTCCTAGCCCTGCCCGGGATGATTGCTTTGCCCATCGAGCTCCCTACCCCAACTATGACAGGGACATCTTGACCCTTGACCTCAGCCGAGTCACCCCCAACCTCATGGGCCATCTCTGTGGAAACCGAAGAGTTCTCACCAAGCA TAAACAGATTCCTGGGCTGATCCAGAACATGACTGCCCACTGCTGTGACCTGCCATTTCCAGAACAGGCCTGCTGTGCTGAGGAAGAG aaATTAGCCTTCATCGATGATCTGTGTGGTCCCCGACGGAACTTCTGGAAAGATCCTGCCCTGTGCTGTAACCTGATTCCTGGAGATGAACAGATGAACTGCTTCAACACCAATTATCTGAGGAATGTGGCTCTAGTGGCTGGAGATGCAGGGGATGCCAAGGGCCAGGGGGAGCAGAGCCCAACTCGGGGAACAAATATCAGCCCCACCCCCGGATCCAAGGAAGAATGA
- the Ecm1 gene encoding extracellular matrix protein 1 isoform X1 — protein MGTMSRAALVLACLAVASATFEGVLKGPGKRELKPEHLIQHLQEVGYAAPPSPPRTQGFSMNHPDTSEHDLPFEGQREVQPPPSPEAIPVQQEELPPLQLPVERRVGTPLTQGAFSRQEELPPPQSLAEQKEMDPPLPHQEISQSKQRDEKPAPFMGQDPAEPHSWNPAQHCQQGGRFRGAWAHRLDGFPPGRPSPDNLNQICLPERQHIVYGPWNLPQTGFSHLSRQGETLNFLETGYSRCCRCRSHTNRLDCAKLVWEETMTRFCEAEFSVKTRHHWCCKWQGEARFSCFQEAAPRPHYQLQACPSHQPGLSSGPELPFPPGLPTLDNIKNICHLRRLRSVPRNLPPTDPIQRQLHALTQLEVEFQRCCRQGNNHTCTWKAWEDTLDRFCDREQAIKTHHHSCCRYPPSPARDDCFAHRAPYPNYDRDILTLDLSRVTPNLMGHLCGNRRVLTKHKQIPGLIQNMTAHCCDLPFPEQACCAEEEKLAFIDDLCGPRRNFWKDPALCCNLIPGDEQMNCFNTNYLRNVALVAGDAGDAKGQGEQSPTRGTNISPTPGSKEE, from the exons ATGGGGACTATGTCCAGAGCAGCCTTGGTCTTGGCCTGCTTAGCTGTTGCTTCTGCCACCTTTGAGGGAG tcctCAAGGGTCCAGGGAAGAGAGAGCTGAAGCCAGAGCATCTCATCCAGCACCTTCAAGAAG TTGGTTATGCAgcacctccctccccaccccggACCCAGGGCTTCTCCATGAATCACCCTGACACTTCTGAGCATGATCTTCCCTTTGAGGGACAAAGAGAAG tgcagccccctccctctccagaaGCCATCCCTGTCCAACAGGAAGAGCTGCCCCCTCTACAACTCCCTGTTGAAAGGAGAG TAGGTACCCCGCTCACTCAGGGAGCCTTCTCCCGCCAAGAAGAGTTGCCCCCTCCCCAAAGCCTTgctgaacagaaggaaa TGGACCCACCTCTCCCACATCAGGAGATCTCCCAATCCAAGCAGAGAGACG AAAAGCCAGCTCCCTTCATGGGCCAGGACCCTGCAGAACCTCATTCTTGGAATCCAGCCCAGCACTGCCAACAGGGGGGCCGGTTCCGAGGGGCCTGGGCCCACCGACTAGATGGCTTCCCCCCTGGTCGGCCTTCTCCAGACAATCTGAACCAGATCTGCCTTCCTGAGCGTCAACATATAGTATATGGTCCCTGGAACCTGCCACAGACTGGCTTCTCCCACCTTAGTCGCCAGGGTGAGACCCTCAATTTTCTGGAGACTGGATATTCCCGCTGTTGTCGCTGCCGCAGCCACACAAACCGCCTAGACTGCGCAAAGCTCGTG TGGGAGGAAACAATGACTCGGTTCTGTGAGGCCGAGTTCTCAGTCAAGACACGACACCACTGGTGCTGTAAATGGCAGGGGGAGGCACGATTCTCCTGCTTCCAGGAGGCAGCTCCTCGACCACACTACCAGCTCCAGGCCTGCCCCAGTCACCAGCCTGGTCTTTCCTCGGGCCCCGAGCTGCCCTTTCCCCCTGGGTTGCCCACACTGGACAATATCAAGAACATCTGCCACCTGAGACGCTTGCGCTCTGTGCCACGCAATCTTCCACCTACTGACCCCATCCAAAGACAGCTGCATGCTCTGACTCAGCTGGAAGTGGAGTTCCAGCGCTGCTGCCGCCAGGGGAACAACCACACCTGTACATGGAAGGCC TGGGAGGATACCCTGGATAGATTCTGTGACCGGGAGCAGGCTATAAAAACCCACCACCACTCATGTTGCCGCTACCCTCCTAGCCCTGCCCGGGATGATTGCTTTGCCCATCGAGCTCCCTACCCCAACTATGACAGGGACATCTTGACCCTTGACCTCAGCCGAGTCACCCCCAACCTCATGGGCCATCTCTGTGGAAACCGAAGAGTTCTCACCAAGCA TAAACAGATTCCTGGGCTGATCCAGAACATGACTGCCCACTGCTGTGACCTGCCATTTCCAGAACAGGCCTGCTGTGCTGAGGAAGAG aaATTAGCCTTCATCGATGATCTGTGTGGTCCCCGACGGAACTTCTGGAAAGATCCTGCCCTGTGCTGTAACCTGATTCCTGGAGATGAACAGATGAACTGCTTCAACACCAATTATCTGAGGAATGTGGCTCTAGTGGCTGGAGATGCAGGGGATGCCAAGGGCCAGGGGGAGCAGAGCCCAACTCGGGGAACAAATATCAGCCCCACCCCCGGATCCAAGGAAGAATGA
- the Ecm1 gene encoding extracellular matrix protein 1 isoform X2, whose translation MGTMSRAALVLACLAVASATFEGVLKGPGKRELKPEHLIQHLQEVGYAAPPSPPRTQGFSMNHPDTSEHDLPFEGQREVQPPPSPEAIPVQQEELPPLQLPVERRGTPLTQGAFSRQEELPPPQSLAEQKEMDPPLPHQEISQSKQRDEKPAPFMGQDPAEPHSWNPAQHCQQGGRFRGAWAHRLDGFPPGRPSPDNLNQICLPERQHIVYGPWNLPQTGFSHLSRQGETLNFLETGYSRCCRCRSHTNRLDCAKLVWEETMTRFCEAEFSVKTRHHWCCKWQGEARFSCFQEAAPRPHYQLQACPSHQPGLSSGPELPFPPGLPTLDNIKNICHLRRLRSVPRNLPPTDPIQRQLHALTQLEVEFQRCCRQGNNHTCTWKAWEDTLDRFCDREQAIKTHHHSCCRYPPSPARDDCFAHRAPYPNYDRDILTLDLSRVTPNLMGHLCGNRRVLTKHKQIPGLIQNMTAHCCDLPFPEQACCAEEEKLAFIDDLCGPRRNFWKDPALCCNLIPGDEQMNCFNTNYLRNVALVAGDAGDAKGQGEQSPTRGTNISPTPGSKEE comes from the exons ATGGGGACTATGTCCAGAGCAGCCTTGGTCTTGGCCTGCTTAGCTGTTGCTTCTGCCACCTTTGAGGGAG tcctCAAGGGTCCAGGGAAGAGAGAGCTGAAGCCAGAGCATCTCATCCAGCACCTTCAAGAAG TTGGTTATGCAgcacctccctccccaccccggACCCAGGGCTTCTCCATGAATCACCCTGACACTTCTGAGCATGATCTTCCCTTTGAGGGACAAAGAGAAG tgcagccccctccctctccagaaGCCATCCCTGTCCAACAGGAAGAGCTGCCCCCTCTACAACTCCCTGTTGAAAGGAGAG GTACCCCGCTCACTCAGGGAGCCTTCTCCCGCCAAGAAGAGTTGCCCCCTCCCCAAAGCCTTgctgaacagaaggaaa TGGACCCACCTCTCCCACATCAGGAGATCTCCCAATCCAAGCAGAGAGACG AAAAGCCAGCTCCCTTCATGGGCCAGGACCCTGCAGAACCTCATTCTTGGAATCCAGCCCAGCACTGCCAACAGGGGGGCCGGTTCCGAGGGGCCTGGGCCCACCGACTAGATGGCTTCCCCCCTGGTCGGCCTTCTCCAGACAATCTGAACCAGATCTGCCTTCCTGAGCGTCAACATATAGTATATGGTCCCTGGAACCTGCCACAGACTGGCTTCTCCCACCTTAGTCGCCAGGGTGAGACCCTCAATTTTCTGGAGACTGGATATTCCCGCTGTTGTCGCTGCCGCAGCCACACAAACCGCCTAGACTGCGCAAAGCTCGTG TGGGAGGAAACAATGACTCGGTTCTGTGAGGCCGAGTTCTCAGTCAAGACACGACACCACTGGTGCTGTAAATGGCAGGGGGAGGCACGATTCTCCTGCTTCCAGGAGGCAGCTCCTCGACCACACTACCAGCTCCAGGCCTGCCCCAGTCACCAGCCTGGTCTTTCCTCGGGCCCCGAGCTGCCCTTTCCCCCTGGGTTGCCCACACTGGACAATATCAAGAACATCTGCCACCTGAGACGCTTGCGCTCTGTGCCACGCAATCTTCCACCTACTGACCCCATCCAAAGACAGCTGCATGCTCTGACTCAGCTGGAAGTGGAGTTCCAGCGCTGCTGCCGCCAGGGGAACAACCACACCTGTACATGGAAGGCC TGGGAGGATACCCTGGATAGATTCTGTGACCGGGAGCAGGCTATAAAAACCCACCACCACTCATGTTGCCGCTACCCTCCTAGCCCTGCCCGGGATGATTGCTTTGCCCATCGAGCTCCCTACCCCAACTATGACAGGGACATCTTGACCCTTGACCTCAGCCGAGTCACCCCCAACCTCATGGGCCATCTCTGTGGAAACCGAAGAGTTCTCACCAAGCA TAAACAGATTCCTGGGCTGATCCAGAACATGACTGCCCACTGCTGTGACCTGCCATTTCCAGAACAGGCCTGCTGTGCTGAGGAAGAG aaATTAGCCTTCATCGATGATCTGTGTGGTCCCCGACGGAACTTCTGGAAAGATCCTGCCCTGTGCTGTAACCTGATTCCTGGAGATGAACAGATGAACTGCTTCAACACCAATTATCTGAGGAATGTGGCTCTAGTGGCTGGAGATGCAGGGGATGCCAAGGGCCAGGGGGAGCAGAGCCCAACTCGGGGAACAAATATCAGCCCCACCCCCGGATCCAAGGAAGAATGA
- the Ecm1 gene encoding extracellular matrix protein 1 isoform X4, with amino-acid sequence MGTMSRAALVLACLAVASATFEGVLKGPGKRELKPEHLIQHLQEVGYAAPPSPPRTQGFSMNHPDTSEHDLPFEGQREVQPPPSPEAIPVQQEELPPLQLPVERRVGTPLTQGAFSRQEELPPPQSLAEQKEMDPPLPHQEISQSKQRDEKPAPFMGQDPAEPHSWNPAQHCQQGGRFRGAWAHRLDGFPPGRPSPDNLNQICLPERQHIVYGPWNLPQTGFSHLSRQGETLNFLETGYSRCCRCRSHTNRLDCAKLVWEDTLDRFCDREQAIKTHHHSCCRYPPSPARDDCFAHRAPYPNYDRDILTLDLSRVTPNLMGHLCGNRRVLTKHKQIPGLIQNMTAHCCDLPFPEQACCAEEEKLAFIDDLCGPRRNFWKDPALCCNLIPGDEQMNCFNTNYLRNVALVAGDAGDAKGQGEQSPTRGTNISPTPGSKEE; translated from the exons ATGGGGACTATGTCCAGAGCAGCCTTGGTCTTGGCCTGCTTAGCTGTTGCTTCTGCCACCTTTGAGGGAG tcctCAAGGGTCCAGGGAAGAGAGAGCTGAAGCCAGAGCATCTCATCCAGCACCTTCAAGAAG TTGGTTATGCAgcacctccctccccaccccggACCCAGGGCTTCTCCATGAATCACCCTGACACTTCTGAGCATGATCTTCCCTTTGAGGGACAAAGAGAAG tgcagccccctccctctccagaaGCCATCCCTGTCCAACAGGAAGAGCTGCCCCCTCTACAACTCCCTGTTGAAAGGAGAG TAGGTACCCCGCTCACTCAGGGAGCCTTCTCCCGCCAAGAAGAGTTGCCCCCTCCCCAAAGCCTTgctgaacagaaggaaa TGGACCCACCTCTCCCACATCAGGAGATCTCCCAATCCAAGCAGAGAGACG AAAAGCCAGCTCCCTTCATGGGCCAGGACCCTGCAGAACCTCATTCTTGGAATCCAGCCCAGCACTGCCAACAGGGGGGCCGGTTCCGAGGGGCCTGGGCCCACCGACTAGATGGCTTCCCCCCTGGTCGGCCTTCTCCAGACAATCTGAACCAGATCTGCCTTCCTGAGCGTCAACATATAGTATATGGTCCCTGGAACCTGCCACAGACTGGCTTCTCCCACCTTAGTCGCCAGGGTGAGACCCTCAATTTTCTGGAGACTGGATATTCCCGCTGTTGTCGCTGCCGCAGCCACACAAACCGCCTAGACTGCGCAAAGCTCGTG TGGGAGGATACCCTGGATAGATTCTGTGACCGGGAGCAGGCTATAAAAACCCACCACCACTCATGTTGCCGCTACCCTCCTAGCCCTGCCCGGGATGATTGCTTTGCCCATCGAGCTCCCTACCCCAACTATGACAGGGACATCTTGACCCTTGACCTCAGCCGAGTCACCCCCAACCTCATGGGCCATCTCTGTGGAAACCGAAGAGTTCTCACCAAGCA TAAACAGATTCCTGGGCTGATCCAGAACATGACTGCCCACTGCTGTGACCTGCCATTTCCAGAACAGGCCTGCTGTGCTGAGGAAGAG aaATTAGCCTTCATCGATGATCTGTGTGGTCCCCGACGGAACTTCTGGAAAGATCCTGCCCTGTGCTGTAACCTGATTCCTGGAGATGAACAGATGAACTGCTTCAACACCAATTATCTGAGGAATGTGGCTCTAGTGGCTGGAGATGCAGGGGATGCCAAGGGCCAGGGGGAGCAGAGCCCAACTCGGGGAACAAATATCAGCCCCACCCCCGGATCCAAGGAAGAATGA
- the Ecm1 gene encoding extracellular matrix protein 1 isoform X5 yields MGTMSRAALVLACLAVASATFEGVLKGPGKRELKPEHLIQHLQEVGYAAPPSPPRTQGFSMNHPDTSEHDLPFEGQREVQPPPSPEAIPVQQEELPPLQLPVERRGTPLTQGAFSRQEELPPPQSLAEQKEMDPPLPHQEISQSKQRDEKPAPFMGQDPAEPHSWNPAQHCQQGGRFRGAWAHRLDGFPPGRPSPDNLNQICLPERQHIVYGPWNLPQTGFSHLSRQGETLNFLETGYSRCCRCRSHTNRLDCAKLVWEDTLDRFCDREQAIKTHHHSCCRYPPSPARDDCFAHRAPYPNYDRDILTLDLSRVTPNLMGHLCGNRRVLTKHKQIPGLIQNMTAHCCDLPFPEQACCAEEEKLAFIDDLCGPRRNFWKDPALCCNLIPGDEQMNCFNTNYLRNVALVAGDAGDAKGQGEQSPTRGTNISPTPGSKEE; encoded by the exons ATGGGGACTATGTCCAGAGCAGCCTTGGTCTTGGCCTGCTTAGCTGTTGCTTCTGCCACCTTTGAGGGAG tcctCAAGGGTCCAGGGAAGAGAGAGCTGAAGCCAGAGCATCTCATCCAGCACCTTCAAGAAG TTGGTTATGCAgcacctccctccccaccccggACCCAGGGCTTCTCCATGAATCACCCTGACACTTCTGAGCATGATCTTCCCTTTGAGGGACAAAGAGAAG tgcagccccctccctctccagaaGCCATCCCTGTCCAACAGGAAGAGCTGCCCCCTCTACAACTCCCTGTTGAAAGGAGAG GTACCCCGCTCACTCAGGGAGCCTTCTCCCGCCAAGAAGAGTTGCCCCCTCCCCAAAGCCTTgctgaacagaaggaaa TGGACCCACCTCTCCCACATCAGGAGATCTCCCAATCCAAGCAGAGAGACG AAAAGCCAGCTCCCTTCATGGGCCAGGACCCTGCAGAACCTCATTCTTGGAATCCAGCCCAGCACTGCCAACAGGGGGGCCGGTTCCGAGGGGCCTGGGCCCACCGACTAGATGGCTTCCCCCCTGGTCGGCCTTCTCCAGACAATCTGAACCAGATCTGCCTTCCTGAGCGTCAACATATAGTATATGGTCCCTGGAACCTGCCACAGACTGGCTTCTCCCACCTTAGTCGCCAGGGTGAGACCCTCAATTTTCTGGAGACTGGATATTCCCGCTGTTGTCGCTGCCGCAGCCACACAAACCGCCTAGACTGCGCAAAGCTCGTG TGGGAGGATACCCTGGATAGATTCTGTGACCGGGAGCAGGCTATAAAAACCCACCACCACTCATGTTGCCGCTACCCTCCTAGCCCTGCCCGGGATGATTGCTTTGCCCATCGAGCTCCCTACCCCAACTATGACAGGGACATCTTGACCCTTGACCTCAGCCGAGTCACCCCCAACCTCATGGGCCATCTCTGTGGAAACCGAAGAGTTCTCACCAAGCA TAAACAGATTCCTGGGCTGATCCAGAACATGACTGCCCACTGCTGTGACCTGCCATTTCCAGAACAGGCCTGCTGTGCTGAGGAAGAG aaATTAGCCTTCATCGATGATCTGTGTGGTCCCCGACGGAACTTCTGGAAAGATCCTGCCCTGTGCTGTAACCTGATTCCTGGAGATGAACAGATGAACTGCTTCAACACCAATTATCTGAGGAATGTGGCTCTAGTGGCTGGAGATGCAGGGGATGCCAAGGGCCAGGGGGAGCAGAGCCCAACTCGGGGAACAAATATCAGCCCCACCCCCGGATCCAAGGAAGAATGA